One Pontibacter deserti genomic region harbors:
- the rpsN gene encoding 30S ribosomal protein S14, with the protein MAREAVKARELKRQKTVAKFAAKRAELKAKGDYEGLDKLPKNASPIRLHNRCKLTGRPRGYMRKFGISRVTFRELALAGKIPGVTKSSW; encoded by the coding sequence ATGGCTAGAGAAGCAGTAAAAGCTAGAGAGCTTAAAAGACAGAAAACGGTAGCGAAATTCGCTGCTAAAAGAGCTGAGCTAAAAGCTAAAGGAGATTATGAAGGCTTAGATAAATTGCCTAAAAATGCGTCTCCTATCAGATTGCATAACAGATGTAAATTAACTGGCCGTCCACGTGGCTATATGAGAAAATTCGGTATCTCACGTGTGACTTTCAGAGAACTTGCACTGGCGGGTAAAATTCCAGGTGTTACAAAGTCGAGCTGGTAA
- the rpsH gene encoding 30S ribosomal protein S8 gives MNSDPIADYLTRVRNAIKANHRIVEIPSSKIKKEITKVLYDKGYIQSYKFEDSAVQGTIKIALKYNPSTKQSAIVKLERISKPGLRKYAGSEELPRVLNGLGVAIVSTSKGVMTDKEARTQKIGGEVLCYVY, from the coding sequence ATGAACTCAGATCCAATAGCAGATTATTTAACTCGAGTGCGTAATGCTATAAAAGCAAACCACAGAATAGTTGAAATACCATCTAGCAAAATCAAAAAGGAAATAACAAAAGTACTGTACGATAAAGGATATATTCAAAGCTACAAATTTGAAGATTCTGCAGTACAGGGTACCATCAAAATAGCTCTGAAGTATAATCCTTCAACTAAACAATCTGCGATTGTTAAGTTAGAAAGAATCAGTAAGCCAGGGCTTAGAAAATATGCAGGTAGCGAAGAGCTTCCTCGTGTATTGAATGGTTTAGGCGTAGCTATCGTTTCTACTTCTAAAGGCGTGATGACTGATAAGGAAGCACGTACTCAGAAAATAGGTGGCGAAGTATTGTGTTATGTTTATTAA
- the rplF gene encoding 50S ribosomal protein L6, whose product MSRIGKLPINLPNNTEVTVDDKNVVTVKGPKGSLSTLVDADITVRKEDNQIIVERPTEQKRHKAMHGLYRSLINNMVIGVSEGYKEQLELVGVGYKASIQGQVLELSLGYSHNIFVALPAEIAANAVTEKGKAPVVTLESNDKQLLGQVAAKIRSLRKVEPYKGKGIRFVGEVVRRKAGKTASK is encoded by the coding sequence ATGTCACGTATAGGAAAATTGCCAATCAACCTGCCAAACAATACTGAAGTAACAGTTGACGATAAAAATGTTGTAACTGTAAAAGGTCCAAAGGGTTCTTTGTCTACTTTAGTTGATGCTGATATCACCGTTAGAAAAGAAGACAACCAGATCATCGTTGAGAGACCAACAGAACAGAAGCGTCATAAAGCAATGCATGGTCTTTACAGATCCCTTATCAATAACATGGTAATTGGAGTAAGTGAAGGTTATAAAGAGCAGCTTGAGCTTGTAGGTGTTGGTTATAAAGCATCTATTCAAGGTCAGGTACTTGAGCTTTCATTAGGTTATTCACACAACATATTCGTAGCACTACCAGCTGAGATAGCTGCAAACGCTGTGACTGAAAAAGGTAAAGCACCAGTTGTTACTCTAGAGAGCAATGACAAGCAGCTTTTAGGTCAGGTTGCTGCAAAGATCAGATCACTTCGTAAGGTTGAACCTTATAAAGGAAAAGGTATCCGATTTGTTGGTGAAGTTGTAAGAAGAAAAGCTGGTAAGACAGCATCTAAATAA
- the rplR gene encoding 50S ribosomal protein L18 — MSANKVQRRSRIKKSIRRKIAGTSERPRLSVFRSNRVIYAQIIDDVAGVTLAAASSAKLDDAAKANVETASKVGKEIASKALEKGITQVVFDRSGYLYHGKVKSLAEGAREAGLKF; from the coding sequence ATGTCTGCTAACAAAGTACAAAGAAGATCAAGAATTAAGAAAAGCATCAGAAGAAAGATAGCTGGTACCTCAGAAAGACCTAGATTATCAGTTTTCAGAAGTAATCGTGTAATTTATGCACAGATTATAGATGATGTAGCAGGTGTTACACTTGCGGCTGCTTCCTCAGCAAAATTAGATGATGCTGCAAAAGCTAATGTTGAAACTGCTTCTAAAGTAGGTAAAGAGATAGCTTCTAAGGCCCTGGAGAAAGGTATTACACAAGTAGTATTTGACAGATCAGGTTACCTTTATCATGGTAAAGTTAAATCATTGGCTGAAGGAGCTAGAGAAGCTGGCCTTAAATTCTAA
- the rpsE gene encoding 30S ribosomal protein S5 — MLKNNIRSVKASEIELKERVVAINRVAKVVKGGRRFSFAAIVVVGDGNGVVGYGLGKANEVTDAIAKGIDDAKKNLVKVPLYHHTVPHPMEGKYSGGYVLVKPAAAGTGVIAGGAMRAVLESAGIKDVLCKSKGSSNPHNVVKATFDALAKMRDPLAVAQQRGVNLQKVFNG, encoded by the coding sequence ATGTTGAAGAACAATATACGTAGTGTAAAGGCTAGCGAAATCGAGTTAAAAGAGAGAGTAGTAGCTATAAACAGAGTTGCCAAGGTAGTTAAAGGTGGTAGAAGATTTAGCTTCGCTGCTATAGTTGTTGTTGGTGACGGTAATGGCGTTGTAGGTTACGGATTAGGTAAAGCTAATGAAGTAACTGATGCTATCGCTAAAGGTATTGATGATGCAAAGAAGAATCTTGTAAAGGTTCCTTTGTATCACCACACTGTTCCACATCCGATGGAAGGAAAATACTCTGGAGGTTATGTACTTGTTAAGCCAGCGGCTGCAGGTACTGGAGTAATTGCAGGTGGTGCAATGCGTGCGGTACTTGAAAGTGCGGGTATAAAAGACGTACTTTGTAAATCAAAAGGATCTTCAAATCCACATAACGTGGTAAAAGCAACTTTTGATGCACTTGCAAAAATGCGTGATCCGTTAGCTGTAGCTCAGCAAAGAGGTGTAAATTTACAGAAAGTATTTAATGGTTAA
- the rpmD gene encoding 50S ribosomal protein L30 gives MAKVTITQVKSIIDRPKNQKLTIQALGLGKINKSVTVEYTPQIAGMVNKVQNLIEVKEQ, from the coding sequence ATGGCTAAAGTAACTATAACACAAGTTAAAAGCATTATTGACAGACCTAAGAACCAGAAGCTAACAATACAAGCTTTAGGCTTAGGGAAAATCAATAAATCAGTAACTGTAGAGTATACTCCACAGATAGCTGGTATGGTTAATAAAGTTCAGAATTTGATCGAAGTAAAAGAACAATAA
- the rplO gene encoding 50S ribosomal protein L15 produces MYLHSLQPAEGAVKSRKRLGRGTGSGRGGTSTRGHKGAKSRSGYSQKSGFEGGQMPLQRRVPKYGFKNINRVEYKGINLDVLQSLAESTGETVLNFEFFKAHGLVSKNDKVKVLGRGELNKAVEVHAHAFSQSATSTIEKAGGKTVAI; encoded by the coding sequence ATGTATTTACATTCATTACAACCTGCTGAAGGAGCAGTTAAGTCTAGAAAAAGACTTGGCCGTGGTACCGGATCTGGTAGAGGTGGTACTTCTACAAGAGGTCACAAGGGTGCTAAGTCACGTTCAGGTTATTCTCAGAAATCAGGATTTGAAGGTGGTCAAATGCCACTTCAAAGACGTGTTCCTAAGTATGGCTTTAAGAACATAAACAGAGTTGAGTATAAAGGTATCAACTTAGATGTTCTTCAGTCTCTTGCAGAGAGCACTGGTGAAACGGTTCTTAACTTTGAATTCTTCAAAGCTCATGGACTAGTTTCTAAGAACGATAAAGTAAAAGTATTAGGTAGAGGTGAGTTAAATAAAGCAGTAGAAGTACATGCTCATGCTTTTTCTCAATCAGCTACTTCAACAATCG